In the genome of Bacillus sp. S3, one region contains:
- a CDS encoding alpha/beta hydrolase: protein MIGCLLIHGFTGAPYEVEPLASFLEENTDWLFSVPTLPGHGEPGALKGVRYQEWIDCAEAELKKLNEACKVVYVIGFSMGGLIASFLAAKHPVDKLILLSAAAYYVNPRQLGADIKKIILDSFQGNLQENELFHRYKRKITETPLAATLQFRKLVSSVKPLLGQVKVPTLIAQGDCDGIVPPKSAEYLYQTIGAKQKKLTYIKDSKHHICHCEERSALFSQVLDFLMER, encoded by the coding sequence ATGATTGGCTGCTTACTTATTCATGGATTTACAGGTGCCCCGTATGAAGTAGAGCCCCTTGCCTCCTTTTTAGAGGAGAACACGGATTGGCTATTTAGTGTCCCTACACTGCCTGGTCACGGCGAACCGGGCGCCTTAAAAGGTGTCCGCTACCAAGAGTGGATTGATTGTGCCGAAGCTGAATTGAAAAAACTCAATGAAGCCTGTAAGGTCGTGTACGTAATTGGTTTTTCAATGGGCGGCTTGATTGCCAGTTTTCTTGCCGCCAAACATCCTGTGGACAAGCTGATTCTACTTAGCGCTGCTGCCTATTATGTGAATCCAAGGCAGCTCGGAGCCGATATTAAAAAAATCATCCTTGATTCCTTTCAAGGAAACTTACAAGAGAATGAATTATTTCACCGTTATAAACGAAAAATAACGGAAACCCCTTTAGCGGCAACATTACAATTCCGTAAGCTTGTTTCATCGGTCAAGCCTCTCCTAGGTCAGGTGAAAGTGCCGACATTGATTGCACAAGGAGATTGTGACGGGATTGTGCCGCCTAAAAGTGCTGAATACTTATACCAAACCATAGGTGCGAAACAAAAGAAGCTTACCTATATAAAGGATTCGAAACACCATATTTGCCATTGTGAAGAACGTTCTGCCCTATTTTCTCAAGTTTTGGACTTTTTGATGGAGCGGTAA
- a CDS encoding FtsW/RodA/SpoVE family cell cycle protein, producing the protein MDANKKKADRFDWTLTLLLFLFFLVSCAAIYSAQASGQYGATNFLMMQVFWYVIGAAIITVSIFIDSYQYKRLSWYLYGFGLILLIGVYLAPESIAPVRNGAKSWFVIKGVGQIQPSEFVKTFLILALSRLITTHQEKHVEKTLKTDFLLLLKLGITTAVPLGLIMLQPDLGTGLVILSILTGLILISGISWKIIIPIYSLGASLGGLIFYLVLIKPDFLEKYLHVQTYQFNRIYAWLDPHSHTTSSSYHLLKSLSAIGSGLITGKGFGNREVYIPEAHTDFIFSVIGEEYGFVGGSIVVGLFFLLIYHLIKTSLDTNDPFSTYVCTGIISVITFHVFQNIGMTIQVLPITGIPLPFISYGGSSLMGNMFAMGLIYSIRYHHKTYMFTSKNSLQA; encoded by the coding sequence ATGGATGCAAACAAGAAAAAAGCCGATCGCTTCGATTGGACATTAACATTACTATTATTTCTTTTTTTCTTAGTCAGCTGTGCGGCGATTTATAGTGCACAAGCCTCGGGGCAATATGGCGCGACGAATTTCTTAATGATGCAAGTTTTTTGGTATGTAATCGGGGCCGCCATCATCACCGTGTCCATCTTTATCGACAGCTATCAATATAAGCGGCTTTCCTGGTATTTATATGGCTTTGGATTGATTTTACTTATTGGGGTTTACCTGGCACCCGAATCGATTGCCCCTGTTAGAAACGGCGCAAAAAGCTGGTTTGTCATTAAAGGGGTCGGGCAGATACAACCGTCCGAATTTGTGAAGACCTTTTTAATTTTGGCCTTAAGCCGGCTGATTACCACTCACCAGGAAAAGCATGTGGAGAAAACGCTAAAAACTGACTTTCTATTACTATTAAAATTAGGAATCACAACTGCAGTGCCGCTTGGGCTAATCATGCTCCAGCCTGACCTGGGGACTGGGCTCGTGATTTTATCGATTTTAACTGGACTTATTTTGATTTCGGGGATATCTTGGAAAATCATTATTCCAATCTATAGTTTAGGTGCGTCCCTTGGAGGACTTATATTCTACCTTGTCCTAATCAAGCCAGACTTTCTCGAAAAATATCTTCATGTGCAAACCTATCAATTTAACCGCATTTATGCATGGCTCGATCCCCATAGTCATACAACAAGTTCAAGCTACCACTTGTTAAAATCGTTAAGCGCGATTGGCTCAGGACTTATCACAGGAAAAGGGTTTGGCAATCGGGAAGTGTATATCCCGGAAGCCCATACAGATTTCATTTTTAGCGTGATTGGTGAAGAATATGGTTTTGTTGGCGGCAGTATCGTCGTCGGTCTCTTTTTTCTCCTTATTTATCATTTAATTAAGACTTCGTTAGACACCAATGACCCGTTTAGCACGTATGTCTGTACTGGAATTATCAGCGTCATCACCTTCCATGTCTTTCAGAACATTGGGATGACGATTCAAGTACTGCCAATTACGGGTATTCCGCTGCCATTTATCAGCTATGGCGGCAGCTCACTCATGGGGAATATGTTTGCAATGGGTCTGATCTACAGCATCCGTTACCACCATAAGACGTATATGTTCACATCAAAAAATTCGTTGCAGGCATAG
- a CDS encoding MFS transporter produces MEKQLTKERIWTKDFVLICLANFFIFLGFQMTLPTIPLFVEDLGGNDQLIGFVVGIFTFSALLLRPYAGSSLETKGRGFVYLIGLAIFVLSVGSFGFLTSIVFLFAMRVVQGAGWGFSTTASGTIATDLIPASRRGEGMGYYGLSGNLALAFGPSLGLILTGIISFKQFFLICAGLGMVALLLSSRITYKKVEPRQKKKKEKLDLYEKNALKPSMLMFFITFTFGGIAAFLPLYTAERHIAGIQLYFLLYALALMATRAFAGQLYDRKGHRAVFIPGTLLILIAMMLLSWLPNSSVLFVAAVLYGLGFGTVQPALQAWSIERVPINRRGMANATFFSFFDLGIGLGAMMFGQISHLFGYSSIYKTSAVSIFIAMLLYFYYLYKDRVSVVQQR; encoded by the coding sequence ATGGAAAAACAGCTGACGAAGGAAAGAATTTGGACAAAAGATTTTGTCCTGATCTGTTTGGCAAATTTCTTTATCTTTCTTGGATTTCAAATGACGCTTCCAACCATTCCACTATTTGTCGAAGATTTGGGCGGGAATGATCAATTAATCGGATTTGTTGTAGGGATTTTTACCTTCTCAGCCTTATTGCTGCGCCCATATGCAGGAAGTTCACTTGAAACAAAGGGCAGGGGATTTGTTTATCTCATTGGACTAGCCATTTTTGTCCTATCAGTCGGATCCTTTGGTTTTTTAACAAGCATTGTCTTCCTTTTTGCGATGCGCGTTGTTCAAGGTGCCGGCTGGGGATTTTCCACGACTGCCTCCGGAACGATTGCGACGGATTTAATTCCGGCGTCTAGGAGAGGAGAGGGAATGGGGTATTATGGACTGTCAGGCAATTTAGCACTGGCATTCGGTCCTTCCCTGGGGCTGATTTTAACCGGCATCATTTCGTTTAAACAATTTTTCTTAATTTGTGCCGGATTAGGAATGGTAGCACTTTTATTGTCATCAAGAATTACCTACAAAAAGGTCGAACCACGGCAGAAGAAGAAAAAGGAAAAGCTGGATCTGTATGAGAAAAATGCCTTGAAGCCATCGATGCTGATGTTCTTTATCACCTTTACATTTGGAGGGATCGCTGCCTTTCTCCCGTTATATACTGCTGAAAGGCATATTGCCGGCATCCAATTGTACTTTCTCTTATATGCACTTGCACTGATGGCCACAAGGGCTTTTGCTGGACAGCTATATGACCGAAAAGGACACCGGGCCGTCTTTATTCCAGGGACATTGTTGATTTTGATCGCGATGATGCTGCTATCTTGGCTTCCAAACAGCAGTGTTCTTTTTGTAGCTGCAGTTTTATACGGTCTAGGTTTTGGTACGGTACAGCCTGCCCTGCAGGCATGGTCGATCGAGAGAGTCCCAATAAATCGGAGAGGAATGGCGAATGCGACCTTTTTTTCTTTTTTCGATTTGGGGATTGGTTTAGGGGCGATGATGTTTGGTCAGATCAGCCATCTGTTCGGATATAGCAGCATTTATAAAACGTCCGCTGTGTCCATTTTCATTGCGATGCTGCTTTATTTCTACTATTTATATAAAGATCGGGTAAGTGTGGTGCAGCAAAGGTAG
- a CDS encoding NupC/NupG family nucleoside CNT transporter, which yields MKFILFLAALVVIFLLAFIVSNNKKGIKLKPIAIMLVLQLIFSFILLNTEVGLVIIRGIAGLFEHLLAYAADGVNFVFGGIANKGAGPFFLNVLLPIVFISVLIGIAQYIKVLPIIVRFLGLVLSKINGLGKLESYNAVASAIFGQSEVFISVKKQLPYLPEHRLYTLCTSAMSTVSASILGAYMTMIEPKYVITALVLNLFGGFIIANIINPYEVTEKEDIIEIEGAEKQTFFEMLGEYIMDGFKVAIIVGAMLIGFVALISMINHVFAVIFGISFQMALGYVFAPFAFIVGVPASEIVDAGTIMATKLVSNEFVAMMDLGKITDSLSSRTVGIISVFLVSFANFSSIGIISGAVKGLDEKKGNVVARFGLKLLFGATLVSLLTAAITGVML from the coding sequence TTGAAATTTATATTGTTTTTGGCAGCATTAGTCGTTATTTTTTTGCTTGCCTTTATCGTAAGTAATAATAAAAAAGGGATTAAATTGAAACCGATTGCTATTATGCTCGTTTTACAGCTGATATTTTCTTTCATCCTGCTTAATACCGAAGTAGGGCTTGTGATAATCAGAGGAATAGCAGGGTTATTTGAACATCTTCTAGCCTATGCTGCTGATGGTGTTAATTTTGTATTCGGCGGAATTGCGAATAAAGGGGCAGGGCCTTTCTTCTTGAATGTTCTCTTGCCGATTGTCTTTATTTCCGTATTAATTGGAATCGCTCAGTATATAAAAGTCCTTCCGATTATCGTCCGTTTCCTTGGCCTCGTGTTAAGTAAGATTAATGGTCTTGGGAAATTAGAGTCGTATAATGCGGTGGCATCTGCTATTTTTGGCCAATCGGAAGTGTTTATTTCGGTAAAAAAACAGCTTCCATACCTTCCTGAACATCGCTTGTATACATTATGTACCTCGGCCATGTCAACAGTATCGGCATCGATTTTAGGGGCATACATGACAATGATTGAGCCAAAATATGTTATTACTGCCCTTGTATTAAACTTATTTGGCGGATTTATTATTGCAAATATCATTAATCCTTATGAAGTAACAGAAAAAGAGGATATTATTGAAATTGAAGGGGCAGAAAAACAAACCTTTTTTGAAATGCTTGGGGAATATATCATGGATGGCTTTAAGGTGGCAATCATTGTTGGGGCCATGCTGATCGGCTTTGTTGCCTTAATTAGTATGATAAATCACGTTTTTGCCGTCATCTTCGGGATTAGCTTCCAAATGGCGCTTGGATATGTATTTGCACCATTTGCCTTTATCGTTGGGGTACCTGCTTCCGAAATTGTTGATGCAGGAACCATCATGGCGACAAAATTAGTATCAAATGAGTTTGTTGCGATGATGGATTTAGGAAAAATCACAGATTCGCTATCAAGCAGAACCGTTGGCATCATTTCAGTCTTCCTTGTTTCCTTTGCTAACTTTTCATCGATTGGAATTATCAGCGGTGCCGTAAAAGGCTTGGATGAAAAGAAAGGAAATGTGGTGGCGAGGTTTGGACTTAAATTGTTATTTGGGGCAACACTTGTAAGCTTATTAACAGCCGCAATTACTGGAGTCATGTTATAA
- a CDS encoding UDP-N-acetylmuramoyl-tripeptide--D-alanyl-D-alanine ligase gives MIKRTLKQIAEMVSASNEIPQFADVMIEGVTIDSRKINPGNLFIPFKGEHVDGHKYVEESIRKGAAAALWQKDVPNPPLDLPIIIVDDCLAALQELARKYRQELPVKVVGITGSNGKTTTKDMTAALLSIQYKVQKTEGNYNNHIGLPLTVLGLHEDTEMAILEMGMSGRGEIEFLTKLACPDAVVITNIGESHLLDLGSREGIAEAKLEILQGLRDGGLAVLHGDEPLLMERIQQNTGNITIQTFGRNETNDLYPTEITQIEQGNAFKMNGADTVFELPVLGTHNILNALASMLIAHYFSIPFEKMNAGLTSIKLTNMRMELVEGHLGEKIINDAYNASPTSMMAAIELVSNLQGYKRKILVLGDMLELGPQEEQYHLQIGEGLNGDKIDYLFTYGSLGGNIAIGAKKILGEKRVFAFTDKAELIQELKPFVDEDTLVLVKASRGMKLEEVVSALQK, from the coding sequence TTGATAAAGCGCACATTAAAACAAATTGCAGAAATGGTTTCCGCCTCAAATGAGATTCCCCAGTTTGCTGATGTGATGATTGAGGGAGTGACGATTGATTCCCGAAAGATTAATCCGGGAAATCTGTTTATTCCTTTTAAGGGAGAACATGTGGACGGACATAAGTATGTAGAGGAATCCATCCGAAAAGGTGCGGCAGCTGCCCTTTGGCAGAAGGATGTCCCGAATCCGCCATTAGACTTACCAATTATCATTGTCGATGACTGTCTGGCCGCCTTACAGGAATTAGCGCGAAAATATCGGCAGGAATTACCTGTTAAAGTGGTAGGGATTACGGGAAGTAATGGAAAAACAACAACGAAGGATATGACGGCTGCGTTATTATCGATTCAATATAAGGTGCAAAAAACGGAAGGGAATTATAATAACCATATCGGCCTGCCATTAACCGTTCTAGGGTTACATGAAGACACGGAAATGGCCATTCTCGAAATGGGAATGAGCGGCAGAGGCGAAATCGAATTCCTGACAAAACTTGCCTGTCCCGATGCAGTTGTGATTACCAATATTGGGGAATCACATCTTCTTGATCTTGGCTCAAGGGAAGGAATAGCTGAAGCGAAATTGGAAATTCTCCAAGGTCTTCGTGATGGCGGTCTTGCTGTCCTGCATGGCGATGAACCGCTTCTAATGGAGCGTATCCAACAAAATACAGGAAATATTACGATTCAGACCTTTGGCAGAAACGAAACCAATGATCTCTATCCAACAGAAATTACCCAAATCGAGCAAGGAAACGCATTCAAAATGAATGGGGCTGACACTGTTTTTGAGCTTCCGGTTCTTGGCACCCACAACATATTAAATGCGCTGGCATCGATGCTGATTGCTCATTATTTTTCCATTCCCTTTGAAAAAATGAATGCGGGCTTAACGAGCATAAAGCTGACAAATATGCGGATGGAGCTAGTGGAAGGGCACTTAGGGGAAAAAATCATCAATGATGCCTACAACGCCAGCCCAACTTCCATGATGGCAGCCATCGAATTAGTATCCAATCTGCAAGGCTATAAGCGGAAAATTCTTGTTCTTGGAGACATGCTAGAGCTTGGCCCGCAAGAAGAACAGTACCACTTGCAAATTGGAGAAGGCTTAAACGGGGATAAAATTGATTATCTATTCACGTATGGTTCACTAGGTGGGAATATCGCCATAGGTGCTAAGAAGATCTTGGGAGAAAAAAGAGTGTTTGCTTTTACAGATAAAGCAGAACTTATTCAGGAATTAAAACCGTTCGTGGATGAAGATACATTAGTTCTTGTGAAGGCCTCCAGAGGTATGAAGTTAGAGGAAGTCGTTTCAGCTTTACAAAAATAA
- a CDS encoding DedA family protein: MANFINSILEFLSQLGYLGIALGLMIEIIPSEIVLGYGGYMVSQGHLNFVGAVIAGTIGGTIAQLFLYWAGYYGGRPFLEKYGKYVLIKKSHIDVAELWFRKYGAGVIFSARFIPVVRHAISIPAGIAKMSATKFTLYTVAAVLPWSILFIYLGKVLGKNWSHVKEVAQPYILPIIIAAIVLGAIYFLIKKTKKTTE; the protein is encoded by the coding sequence ATGGCTAACTTTATTAACTCCATATTAGAATTTTTATCCCAGTTAGGATACCTCGGCATTGCCCTAGGTTTAATGATAGAGATTATCCCTAGTGAAATAGTTTTAGGTTATGGCGGATACATGGTTTCACAGGGACATCTCAATTTTGTCGGAGCGGTTATTGCCGGGACAATCGGCGGGACAATTGCTCAGCTATTTCTATATTGGGCTGGTTACTATGGCGGCCGGCCATTTTTAGAGAAATACGGAAAGTACGTCCTTATTAAGAAGAGCCATATTGATGTAGCAGAGCTTTGGTTTAGAAAATATGGTGCTGGAGTCATATTCTCGGCCCGGTTTATCCCTGTTGTAAGACATGCTATTTCCATTCCTGCCGGGATTGCCAAAATGTCAGCGACCAAATTCACTCTTTATACCGTGGCAGCTGTTTTGCCTTGGTCGATTCTTTTTATTTATTTAGGAAAGGTATTGGGCAAAAATTGGTCACATGTAAAGGAAGTTGCCCAGCCATATATATTGCCAATTATCATTGCCGCAATTGTTTTGGGAGCAATCTATTTTTTAATCAAAAAAACGAAGAAAACCACCGAATAA
- the mgtE gene encoding magnesium transporter — protein sequence MIKDMTPDEINLYIIKTLKENKKDDFETILEELQPYDMAKIYEELPEKHKGRFLLFLKFDVLADLMEELDKSEQLELLNILGIEKTSKVLDLMDNDDLALLLNELSPEKKDSLLSGMKAEESNAVKGIMNYPPETAGRIMTNRFVWIRDYYTVREAVDKFKIFAEFAESINYLYVTDEARRLVGVVSYRDLLLAEPEEKIRTIMYERVISVSVTTDQEVVARTAERYDFLAIPVVDDNNVLVGIVTVDDIIDVVIKEANEDIEKLSASGKSIDFETKTFVAAARRLPWLILLLFIGVISGRIISSFEDTLQQVVALAFFMPMIAGMTGNTGTQSLAVVVRGLISYDIDRKVVTRLITRELGVGITIGLTCAILIAIIAYIWQGNLILGAVVGCSLFLTLIIGTLAGTIIPLILYRLKIDPAVASGPLITTLNDIFSLLTYFGIATMFLKHLM from the coding sequence ATGATTAAAGATATGACTCCCGATGAAATAAATCTTTATATTATTAAAACATTAAAAGAAAACAAAAAAGACGACTTTGAGACGATATTGGAAGAGCTCCAGCCATATGACATGGCAAAAATTTATGAGGAATTGCCGGAAAAACATAAAGGCAGGTTTCTATTATTTTTAAAGTTTGACGTGTTGGCTGACCTGATGGAGGAGCTTGATAAGTCTGAGCAGCTTGAATTATTGAACATTCTGGGCATTGAAAAAACCAGTAAGGTTCTAGATTTAATGGATAATGACGACCTGGCCTTATTATTAAATGAGCTTTCGCCAGAGAAGAAAGACTCGCTGCTTTCAGGAATGAAAGCAGAAGAGTCCAATGCCGTTAAAGGAATCATGAATTATCCTCCGGAAACAGCCGGAAGAATTATGACCAATCGATTTGTTTGGATTCGTGATTATTATACCGTCAGAGAAGCAGTTGATAAGTTTAAAATCTTTGCAGAGTTTGCGGAGTCGATTAACTACCTGTATGTCACTGACGAGGCACGAAGGCTTGTTGGGGTCGTCTCTTACCGGGATTTACTATTGGCAGAACCAGAGGAGAAAATCCGGACGATTATGTACGAACGGGTCATTTCCGTTTCAGTAACCACGGACCAGGAGGTAGTGGCACGAACGGCAGAACGTTATGATTTCTTAGCCATTCCGGTTGTCGATGACAACAATGTTCTTGTCGGAATTGTAACGGTCGATGATATTATCGATGTCGTGATTAAAGAAGCAAATGAAGATATTGAAAAGTTGTCGGCATCAGGGAAATCCATTGACTTTGAAACGAAAACATTCGTCGCTGCGGCAAGACGGCTTCCTTGGCTGATTTTACTCTTATTCATTGGTGTAATTTCCGGGAGGATCATCAGTAGTTTTGAAGATACGCTTCAGCAGGTGGTAGCCCTTGCCTTTTTCATGCCAATGATTGCCGGGATGACGGGAAATACCGGAACCCAATCACTTGCCGTAGTTGTTAGAGGGCTCATTTCGTATGACATTGATAGAAAAGTGGTTACCCGCTTAATCACTAGGGAGCTCGGTGTGGGGATTACGATTGGCCTCACCTGTGCCATTCTCATTGCCATTATCGCTTATATCTGGCAGGGAAATTTGATATTGGGCGCGGTTGTCGGCTGTTCCCTGTTTCTCACTCTTATTATCGGGACCCTTGCCGGGACGATTATCCCCCTGATCTTATATCGGTTGAAAATTGACCCTGCTGTCGCATCAGGACCGCTGATTACCACCTTAAATGATATATTTTCGTTACTCACCTACTTCGGAATCGCAACCATGTTTTTAAAGCATTTGATGTAG
- a CDS encoding DEAD/DEAH box helicase gives MKTLTKFQDLGISQATLKAVLKMGFEEATPIQAETIPLSLENKDLIGQAQTGTGKTAAFGIPLVEKVDMKLDAIQGIIIAPTRELAIQVSEELYKIGAGKRVRVLPIYGGQDISRQIRSLKKAPHIIVGTPGRVLDHINRKTMRLDTVHTVILDEADEMLNMGFIEDIESILASTPEERQTLLFSATMPGPIQRMAEKFMKDPQIVRVKTKEMTVPLIEQYYLEVQERNKFDVLTRLLDIQSPELAIVFGRTKRRVDELSEALTQRGYTAEGIHGDLSQAKRLSVLRKFKEGTIDVLVATDVAARGLDISGVTHVYNFDIPQDPESYVHRIGRTGRAGKTGVAMTFITPREKSYLAVVEKTTKRKMEKMKAPTLDEALEGQQRAVVDKITQTIESNNLHYYKAAADELLEANDAATVVAAVLKMLTKEPDTTPVKLTEESPLPQKRDRKQFDRGDRRRRDDSRGGYNDRRKKAPVKPRSGEKRTSSKSSKPRSYNHQ, from the coding sequence ATGAAAACATTGACAAAGTTTCAAGACTTAGGCATTAGCCAAGCTACGTTAAAAGCTGTTCTCAAAATGGGCTTTGAGGAAGCAACACCAATCCAGGCAGAAACAATTCCATTGAGCCTAGAAAATAAAGATTTGATCGGCCAGGCGCAAACAGGAACTGGTAAAACAGCTGCATTCGGTATTCCATTGGTGGAAAAAGTGGATATGAAATTAGATGCTATCCAAGGGATTATTATTGCGCCAACGCGTGAATTGGCGATTCAAGTATCTGAAGAATTATACAAAATAGGTGCCGGCAAAAGAGTGCGTGTACTCCCAATTTACGGAGGGCAGGATATCAGCCGTCAAATCCGTTCACTTAAGAAAGCCCCACATATTATCGTAGGTACTCCAGGACGTGTATTAGACCATATCAATAGAAAGACCATGCGTCTTGACACTGTTCATACGGTAATCCTTGATGAAGCAGATGAAATGTTAAACATGGGCTTTATTGAAGACATTGAATCAATCCTTGCTTCAACACCGGAAGAACGCCAAACATTACTTTTCTCAGCCACCATGCCGGGACCAATTCAGAGAATGGCTGAAAAGTTCATGAAGGATCCCCAAATTGTTCGTGTGAAAACAAAAGAAATGACTGTTCCTTTGATTGAGCAGTATTATCTTGAAGTGCAAGAGCGAAATAAATTTGATGTGTTAACAAGACTTTTGGATATTCAATCACCTGAGCTTGCGATTGTATTTGGCCGGACGAAGCGTCGTGTGGATGAGTTATCCGAGGCATTAACACAAAGAGGATATACGGCAGAAGGAATTCATGGCGATTTAAGCCAGGCAAAGCGTTTATCTGTTTTACGTAAGTTTAAAGAAGGAACGATTGATGTCCTTGTTGCAACAGACGTAGCCGCAAGGGGTCTCGATATTTCCGGAGTTACCCATGTGTATAACTTTGATATTCCACAGGATCCTGAAAGCTATGTCCACCGGATTGGCCGTACAGGCCGTGCCGGCAAAACAGGTGTAGCGATGACTTTCATTACACCACGTGAAAAATCCTATCTTGCTGTTGTTGAAAAAACAACAAAGCGGAAGATGGAAAAAATGAAGGCACCGACACTTGATGAGGCATTAGAAGGCCAGCAGCGTGCGGTAGTGGATAAAATTACGCAAACTATTGAGTCTAACAACCTTCATTATTACAAAGCGGCAGCAGATGAATTGTTGGAAGCTAACGATGCTGCAACGGTTGTGGCTGCAGTCTTAAAAATGTTAACAAAAGAACCGGATACGACTCCTGTTAAATTGACGGAAGAATCACCACTGCCACAAAAGAGAGATAGAAAACAGTTTGATCGTGGTGACCGCAGAAGAAGAGACGATTCCCGCGGCGGCTATAACGATCGTCGCAAAAAAGCACCGGTAAAGCCAAGAAGCGGTGAAAAAAGAACCAGCAGCAAATCATCAAAACCAAGAAGCTATAACCATCAATAA
- a CDS encoding D-alanine--D-alanine ligase, whose product MKTKLGLLYGGKSAEHSVSLQTARSVINALNLEKFEIHPIYINVEGEWIKGPQLNEPVENVKALEFSKGHSLSPLSLAPSFQQKDQQEEGPLDVIFPLLHGPNGEDGTVQGLLELLNLPYVGNGVLASAAGMDKVIMKNIFAQAGLTQVNYVAFIKSEWAKAKEEAYAKVEAELGYPCFVKPANLGSSVGISKCTNRAELDLAFAEAFQFDRKVIIEEGVTAREIEIAVLGNDEPECSVAGEIVPRTEFYDYKAKYEDGDTALIIPADITEEEYGILKEMAIQAFKALDCSGLVRADFFLTKDGRALINEVNTMPGFTPFSMFPLLWKHTGVEYPQLIERLVNLATERHAEKQNIKYTF is encoded by the coding sequence ATGAAAACAAAACTAGGTTTGTTATATGGAGGAAAATCCGCGGAGCATAGTGTATCCTTACAGACAGCACGCTCTGTCATCAATGCATTAAACCTTGAAAAATTTGAAATTCATCCGATTTACATAAATGTTGAAGGCGAATGGATTAAAGGACCACAGTTAAATGAACCGGTAGAAAATGTTAAGGCACTTGAATTTTCTAAAGGCCATTCTTTATCGCCGCTGTCACTTGCGCCGTCATTTCAGCAAAAGGACCAGCAGGAAGAAGGGCCGCTTGATGTAATCTTCCCGCTATTACACGGACCAAACGGTGAAGATGGAACCGTACAGGGGTTATTAGAACTGCTAAATTTACCGTACGTAGGAAACGGCGTTCTGGCTTCAGCTGCCGGAATGGATAAAGTGATAATGAAGAATATCTTTGCACAGGCAGGACTCACACAAGTAAATTATGTAGCTTTTATAAAAAGCGAGTGGGCAAAGGCGAAGGAAGAGGCCTATGCTAAAGTAGAAGCGGAACTCGGTTATCCGTGCTTTGTTAAGCCGGCAAATCTGGGTTCAAGCGTTGGAATCAGCAAATGTACTAATCGTGCTGAATTAGATCTGGCGTTTGCTGAAGCGTTCCAATTTGACCGCAAAGTCATTATTGAAGAAGGTGTAACGGCGCGTGAAATTGAGATTGCTGTCCTCGGCAACGATGAACCGGAATGTTCTGTAGCGGGTGAGATTGTTCCGAGAACGGAGTTTTATGATTACAAAGCGAAATATGAAGATGGCGACACTGCCTTAATTATTCCGGCTGACATCACGGAAGAAGAGTACGGGATCTTAAAGGAAATGGCCATTCAGGCTTTTAAGGCATTGGATTGCTCAGGACTTGTTCGTGCTGATTTCTTCTTAACGAAAGATGGCAGGGCACTAATTAACGAGGTGAATACGATGCCGGGCTTTACTCCGTTCAGTATGTTCCCACTTTTATGGAAGCACACAGGGGTAGAATATCCACAATTAATCGAGCGTCTCGTGAATTTGGCGACAGAACGACATGCCGAGAAACAAAATATTAAATATACTTTTTAA